The genome window CAGGTTTCTCGGGCCGACGCAGCCCTGCTTCCAGTACTCGTACACCGCCACCAGGCCCAGGGGCGGCACCATCATCATCAGCGAGGTCCCCTGGGCCTCCTTCTGGCCAAACTTGAAGAGGTAGACCAGCGCGGGGATGGCGATGATGCCCCCGCCGATCCCGAAGAACCCGGCGGTGGCACCCACTCCCGCCCCCAGCGCCACGAGGAGCATCCAGTTCACGGCAGTCCCCCCTTGTCTCGAAGAAGTCCGAGCGGCGAAGCTACCACAGGCGGCCGCATGGCGCAACGATTCAATCTTGTAAAGTCAATGGCCGCAACGTACTATGTGACTGTTGAGAATAGTGACGCAGAAAATCCGCTTGTCATGCCCGGCCGTAATCTGATAGAATGTTTATGTCAACTGAACGCAACAGTCTGTGTTTCCCGCCGGTCCCGGCCGGATCGAGCGACGCGGACCATGTCCCACGCGGCGTCCCGCCGCCAGCGCCCCCTTGGGGTAGGAGAAGTCTCCAATGAAAAAGGCTCTCGCTCTCGCACTGCTGGCTGTCATCGCCATCACGGGCAGCGCCGGCACCACGTTTGCCGTGACCGCCTCGCTGTACGCGCCGGCCAACGTCGGCATCACCTCGTTCGACTACACGGTGGATGGCAACCGCATCGACCTTTACGAGACCTGGGGCTCGGTGGGCTTTGGGTTCGTCATGCTCGACGACCTGGTGACCGGCGCCGACTACGTGGTGTACAAGCACATCACCAACAACACCGGCCTCACTTGGACCCGCTTCGCCAACGAGCTGCTGGACCCGTTCGACGGCCCCGGCAGCAACGACGACCTGGACCCGCAGCCGTACCCGGCCTTCGTGCCGGAGCGGTTCTCCACCTCGAACGATTACGACGGACTGAGCTTCGCCCAGGGTTCGGGAATCCCCCGCACCTCCGGCGCGTTCGCCTCGGTGTTCTCCGACGAGCTGACCGACGCCCGTGACTTCATCGACTTCTTCGACGGCTCCGTCGGCGGCCTCGGTGGCACCGACCTCATGAGCTTCGGCCTGCGCGACAACCAGCACAACCAGCCGTTCCTGCTGGCGCAGCGCCCGAACGCCCGCTCGAAGGACCCCATCCCCGAGCCGTCGACCCTCGGCCTGCTGGGCCTGGGCCTGCTGGGCGTGGTCGCCCTGCGCCGCCGCTAATTTCCGGCAACATGTCTGCCTGCCGGCCGGTCTGGCCGCCGGCCGGTGGACCGACAGCGAACGAGGGAGGACGTCCGGGACGTCCTCCCTCGTCGTATGCGGGGCGGGCCTGCGTGACCGGACTTCATCGCGGCGCCGCTCCGGCAGGCACGACTGCCCACCGGGCTGCTACGACTTCCTTGTCGCTGTCGAGGGGCGCGTGTTGAGGAACCTGCTTTCCACCGCCAGGAAGTAGGCCTTGCCGGCGAAGTAGCCTCCCACCGCCAGCGCCACGGCCAGCGCCAGGTACAGGTACGGGTTGTGGGTGGCCGCCAGCGGTCCCAGGAGCTGCTTCATCACCGCCCTTGCGGGGACGTGCACCAGGTAGAGCGAGTACGAGAAGATGCCGGCCCGCGTCAGCCAGGCGACCACGCGGCCGGAGGGCCAGCGGCCCCCGCGCTCCAGCCGCACGCAGTAATTGAGCAGCGTGAAGAAGGTCATGCCCCACAGCGCGGGGGAGAGCGAGGGCACCGGGGCGGGGCCGGCCACCGGGAAGCGCGATTCCGCCAGCAGCGCCAGCGCCGCCCACACGGGCACCAGCCAGGGCGCCGAGCAGATGCGGGGGAGCTTCACCAGCCCGAAGTACCCCTCCACCGCCAGCATCCCCAGCGTCCACTGGATCCACAGGGAGAACGCGGAGGTGCGCACCAGCGTCCACCACTCGGCTCCGCCCGGCACGCGCATGAGCAGCGGGGCGATCGCTGCGGGGAAGAGGATGCCCAGCACCAGGCTCGCCATCACCGCGCCGCCCACGCCGCGCGGCCTCCGCCACGCCAGCAGCACGAAGTACAGCGCGTAGAAGTACTCCTCGCGCGCCAGCGTCCAGAACGGGGGATTGCCGCCGCCCAGGTCGAAAAGCGGGTGGAGCCCGTGCAGCATGAACACGTGGCTCACGAAGTCCCACGCGATCCACGGCAGGCGGGGCTCGGGGTAGCGGGTCACCAGGGGCGTCTGGCGGCCCATCCACACCGCGGTCAGCAGCAGCGCGGTGCTGATCAGCAGCATGAAGAAGTAGGGGGGATACAGGCGGTGGATGCGCCGCTTCCAGAAGCCGGCGAAGTCCGAATCGCCCACCCCTGTCTCCGCGAAGCGGCGGGCCCAGCGCATGTGGATGCAGAATCCGGAAATCACGAAGAACAGCGGCACGCCCAGGTCGCCGCGATCCACCACCGCGTGGAGCGCCCGGAACCAGCCCAGGTGCATGGGCATGTTCTGGCCCCAGCCGAAGTTGATGGCGTGGTGGGCCACCACGGAGAGGGCGGCCACGCCGCGCAGGAAGTCCAGGGAGGTGAGGCGGGTGGTGGGCGCGGCCCAGGGGCCGGCCGCCCGTTGCTTGTGGGTCACGTTCGCCGATGCCTCCGTGCTGGAACGGGTGTCCCGGCGGCGTGCCGGGACGGGAGCGTCAGGGTAGCGCGGTGGGTGGGGGGGTGTCCATTGACGGGCCCGCCCGGGGAGCCGTACCATATCCACACATTTCCCGACGCGGTCCCCGGTACACGCATCCTTCCGGGGGCGGCCGTCCCGAGTCGCCCACATCTCTGAAAGAGCCCCACATGACCGAACGCGAGCCGATCAAGGCCCTCGCCATGCTCTCCGGCGGCCTCGATTCATCCCTGGCGCTGCACCTGATCAAGGCGCAGGGGATCGAGGTCGAAGCGGTGAACTTCCACACGGGCTTCTGTCTCACCGACGCCCACCGGGCGCTGGGCCAGACGGCCAACAAGAATGGCACGCCGTACCGCAACGAGGCGCTGCGCGCCGGCGCGCACGAGCGGATCCCGGTGCGGGTGGTGGATGTCTCGAAGGACTACCTGCCGGTGGTGACACAGCCCCGTTACGGCTATGGCTCGGCGATGAACCCGTGCATCGACTGCCGCATCTTCATGCTCCGCCGCGCGCGCACGCTCATGGACGAGATCGGCGCGAAGTTCGTGTTCACCGGTGAGGTGCTGGGCCAGCGCCCCATGACCCAGCACCTGCGCGCGCTGCAGCTCATCGAGCGCGAGGCCGGGCTGGAGGGGCTGGTGTTGCGCCCGCTGTCCGCCCGGTTGCTGCCGCCGACGATCCCGGAGAAGGAAGGCTGGGTGGACCGCGAGCAGCTGATGAACATCTCGGGGCGCAGCCGCCGGGCCCAGATCGAGCTGGCGGACCAGTTCCAGATCGGCGAGTACCCGCAGCCCGCCGGGGGCTGCTGCTCGCTGGTGGACGCCAACTTCGGGCGGCGCCTGCGCGACCTCTACGCGCACCGCGACCCGGAGTCCATCCAGCCCGAGGAGTACGTGATGCTCAAGCTGGGCCGGCACCTGAGGCTGGCGCCGGGGCTCAAGCTGATCGTGGGCCGCAACGAGGGCGAGAACAAGTTCCTCGAGATGTGGCGCGGAGAGC of Candidatus Eisenbacteria bacterium contains these proteins:
- a CDS encoding thiamine biosynthesis protein, whose amino-acid sequence is MTEREPIKALAMLSGGLDSSLALHLIKAQGIEVEAVNFHTGFCLTDAHRALGQTANKNGTPYRNEALRAGAHERIPVRVVDVSKDYLPVVTQPRYGYGSAMNPCIDCRIFMLRRARTLMDEIGAKFVFTGEVLGQRPMTQHLRALQLIEREAGLEGLVLRPLSARLLPPTIPEKEGWVDREQLMNISGRSRRAQIELADQFQIGEYPQPAGGCCSLVDANFGRRLRDLYAHRDPESIQPEEYVMLKLGRHLRLAPGLKLIVGRNEGENKFLEMWRGERWLLGTPDHPGPLTLLDGEPTAEQLLECARIAARYCDGKREPKVRVLASRRSGESRELDVAPRGEYELASRLL
- a CDS encoding sulfite exporter TauE/SafE family protein, with protein sequence MNWMLLVALGAGVGATAGFFGIGGGIIAIPALVYLFKFGQKEAQGTSLMMMVPPLGLVAVYEYWKQGCVGPRNLHAAVFLAVGFVVGSLITSSLIGKVSEPLLRKAFAVFLFLVAGRMFFEK
- a CDS encoding acyltransferase — its product is MTHKQRAAGPWAAPTTRLTSLDFLRGVAALSVVAHHAINFGWGQNMPMHLGWFRALHAVVDRGDLGVPLFFVISGFCIHMRWARRFAETGVGDSDFAGFWKRRIHRLYPPYFFMLLISTALLLTAVWMGRQTPLVTRYPEPRLPWIAWDFVSHVFMLHGLHPLFDLGGGNPPFWTLAREEYFYALYFVLLAWRRPRGVGGAVMASLVLGILFPAAIAPLLMRVPGGAEWWTLVRTSAFSLWIQWTLGMLAVEGYFGLVKLPRICSAPWLVPVWAALALLAESRFPVAGPAPVPSLSPALWGMTFFTLLNYCVRLERGGRWPSGRVVAWLTRAGIFSYSLYLVHVPARAVMKQLLGPLAATHNPYLYLALAVALAVGGYFAGKAYFLAVESRFLNTRPSTATRKS